The following is a genomic window from Nguyenibacter vanlangensis.
AGATGCTCGTTAAAACAAAGAGCTAAGAGCCATATCCGTGAACCTGTGAGAATGGATATGGCTTTAGAGCATGTCGGTTGAACACCGGTTCCGTGAAAATACCCTAAGTTATTATTCTGTCGAGCATCTTCACCCGTTCAAACGACTCCGTTTGAACGGGATCTTCTCCAGCCGAGGGGACATCGGGATGAGAACGCGTTTTTTCCACGTAACGCTCCCCTTAAAGCGGCCGTTTGCTCACATGGCACATAAGCGGACCACATCCGACAGCGTTGTCCTTATGATTGAACACCAAGGCGTTACAGGAATCGGTGAATGTGCGCCGCGGAAATATGTCACCGGAGAGACGGCCGAGCAGGTGATATGGTCGGTGAACTCCGCTCTTAAGAGTCGCGGCGTCGCGGAGGCACTCGAAGCAAGTCCCATCGAGTTTCTTTCCGGAATGCTAAACGGTGACAAGCGCTTTAGTGACATCGCATCGCTGCCCAACAACGCGCGATGCCTGTTGGAAATGGCGCTGCTCGATTGGCTCTGCCATGCAAGATCGATCGCATTATGTGACGTCATAGCTGCGTCATTTGAGTCCGGCTTGATGCCGAGCAAGGAAATCACGCGTGTTCTCGATGGCCATCGGAATCTGGATGATTTTCTCAGTTCGGACGGTCCGTTTCACTGCATAAAGGTAAAGGCTACGATAAATAGCCAATCGGATATCGAGACCGTTGAGAAATTGCGTGAAAGCATAGGGCCAAACCGCGATATAATAGTCGATGCCAATATGGGCTGGACAGACGAGAATGCCCGGTCGTCGATGGCCAAACTTGGACGAGCCGGAGCTACGCTGTTTGAGGAGCCTCTTCCCGCACGACGATACCTGGATTTGGCCGATCTCAGGGCCACAACGAATCAGCCAATTATGCTGGACGAGTCCCTGTGCACACTTCAGGACGGAGAGGAGGCAATTGCGCGATCGAGCGTTGACGCCTTCAACATCAGAATTTCCAAGAATGGCGGGATATCGGGCGCGCTTGGCCTGATACGCCTGGCTCAATCGTCGGGTATCCGTTGGCAACTGGGCGTTCAAGTCGCCGAGGTCGGGCCGCTGGTTGCGGCCGAACGGCATTTAGCGTGTACGGTCGGGGGCTATTTGACTGTCGAGGCGGGAATTGGTGACGAGATATTTGACGAATTTGTCGTGGATCCTTATCCCACGCCCGATCGAAAAAATAATACAATAATACTTCCACCAGGCGACGGGCTTGGCGTTCAACTATCTTCAAATATAAATAAGTACAATACAGCACTTACCTGAAGACGTTCGTTTTGTCTGGCGTATTTGATTTGTCATTGGTCGATTGCGATATTGGATCCGAGGTTGCCATGTATACCTTGTCAAGGTGCGATGTGCAGAGCCGTGTGTTGACTTTTCTCGGCAACGGGCGAACGAACAGGGCGCTCACTGCTGTGCGCGACGATCCAGCAGATCTCATACAATCTTCCATCGCGGGAAATACGGAGCGGCTCGCCGTCTCGATTTTGCAAGGGGCATCAGTTGAAAACCGACGTCCAAAGGGATTTTTTCACTGGCGGGCGCCTTTCGAGATGCACGCTCAGAACCGTGTTATAGTCGGAGGCTTCGGCAAAACGCACGGATCGCGCCATGCGGACGTCTCTGCTGCCGACGCGCCTGCGTGGTTCTTCAAAGGGACCGACGCTCAGCTGCTTCTGAATGGCGAGGCAATAAAAGGCGTGGGGCGCGCTGCCCAGATTTGTGAGGAAGCAGAAATTATACTGGTCTACAGTACTGACGGCTCAGGTGTTGCACAGTACGTTGGCTTTATGTTTGGAAACGATGTTACTGACATTGTTACTGCCCGCGGCCAGCCCTCCAAGCTTGGACGCGCAAAGCTTTATCCGACGCCCGTTCACCCCGAATTGTTTCTCGGCCCGCCGCCGGCGCGTGTGACTGGGCGAGTCTCATGTTATCGCGACGGGCAATTGATGGGCGATTTCCACGTTGAAACTGGAACGGATGAGCTTGTCTGGCCGGTCGAGGAACTTATTATGGGACTCCTGTCCAATGCACCGATGGCAGTCCCTGGGACTATACACATGATATTCATGGGGTGTCCCATGAATAGCTACGATAAGGGTATCCCGCTGGCGCCGAAAGATGAAGTCGTGATCGAATTTCCGGATTACGATGTGCGGATAAGTAATACCCTGGAGGCCTGAGGGGGGTCGGCCCGCTACGGGACGCCGGAGATTTTCAACACGGATCAGGGCAGCGCTTTCCAGACCGGGGCAACCTCTGGGTCAGGCGGACTCCAAGCGGTTTGTGATGCCAATTCATGCAAAGCATCATGAGGAGCAGCGTTCTTCTCCAGGTGCAAAGTTTTTCTCGCACGTCGACTCGGGTGGGCTTAAGCTCATCGTCCTGAAACGTTGGGGCGCGTCACCGTAAATGCATCCAAAAGATTTATCTTTGCTGGCATGTCTCGACGTTCTCTTATCCGAGGGCAGCGTAGCGGGAGCAGCTTCGCGCATGAATCTCAGTACTCCGGCCATGAGTCGAATCCTCGGGAGGATTCGGTCATTGACGGGAGATCCGATTCTTGTGCGGGCCGGCCGGGGCATGGTGCCCACACCGCGAGCAGAAGAAATTCGTGAGCAGGTGAGCGCGCTCGTGGAGAACGCTCGGCAGATATTGCAAGGCTCGAGCCAATTCTCACCGCACCTTCTCAAACGTACCTTCACGCTTCGCGCAACCGACGGCTTTGTATCATCATTCGGCTCTCATTTGATTGATTCTCTCTCCAAATGTGCTCCTCACGTCAGCCTGCGATTTGCCCCACAAGGGGACGAAGACGTTGCGGGGCTTCGAGAGGGGGCGGTCGATCTTGACATCGCCTCAATAAATATCAGTGGTCCCGAAATTATAACCCAGTCCCTGTTTTCCGACCGCTTTGTCGGGGTGGTAAAGAAATCCCACCCTCTTGCCTCCGGTAAGGTTACGGTCGAACGATTCTGTAATTATCCTCAGATCTCCGCGTCACGCCGAGGACGCAAGCAGGGGCCGTTGGACTTGGCGCTCCAAAATCTCGGCCAGTCGCGCACGGTCGCCGTGGTCGTATCCGGCTTCGCGGATGCGGTGTTCCTAGCCGACCAGGCGGGCCTGGTCGCGGTTGTGCCGGAGTTGCTTACACGTAGCGTGCGTCATGGATTGATGACGTTCCAGTTGCCGGTGGAGACGCCACCGGTCACGGTGTCCCTGGCGTGGCATCCCAAATTTCAATTTGATCCTGCGCATAGCTGGTTGAGGACGATTGTAAAGGCAATCTGCTCTTCTGACGACTCGTCAGATACATAGTTGCATTTCTATCAACGATACATTTCAATAATTGCAGTTTCCGCATCTTCTTTGTCTGGCGCATTATCATCCAGCTTCAGGGCCAGCTTCAGGGAAGGAAGAAGGGAATGGCGACGGCATCCACAGACATGGCTCCTGCCTCCGGTCGAGAAGCAACGCGGCGGCTGCTTCCCTTCACGGTTCTGGTTGCTCTCGGTTACCTCACGGTGGGATTGCCCCTAGCTGTTGTACCGATCTATGTACATAGTACGCTCGGTTTTGGTCCGGTTGCCGTTGGCTGGGTGATAGCAATGCAATCGATCGGGACATTACTGACTCGCCACTTTGCAGGTGTTGTTTCCGACACGCGTGGTTCGAAACTCGCGGTTATTTCTGGCGCTGCCACATGTTCTTTTGCAGCAGTGTTATATAGTCTGAGCACTCCGTCGCTTTTCGGGAGGACTGGTGGGCTAGGGATCCTATTATTAGCCCGGTTGATTCTCGGGTTGGGAGAAAGTCTGCTGATCACCGGCGCGTTAGCGTGGTGCATAGGGGCAGTAGGAAGCCGGTATACCGGGCGCGCGATGGTTTGGGTCGGCATAGCAATGTTCGGTTCGATCGGAGCCGGCGCGCCTGCCGGCGTTGGCCTGCTCCGAGCAGGCGGTTTTACCTTTCTTGCTCTGGTAGCGGCTCTCCTCCCGATTCTTGCGTGCCTGATTGCGGCAAGGAAGCCCGGCATACCTCCGCATCACGGCCGGCGCATGGGGTTCCTGAAGGTTGTCGGCCTCATCTGGCCATTTGGGGTAAGCTTGGCGCTGAGTACTTTCGGGTTCGGCACGCTCTTCGCGTTTCTTGGCCTCTATTACGCGTCTCACAATTGGTCCGGTGCGTCATGGGCGCTCTCGGGATTTGGCCTCGCATATACGGTCACCCGCCTCATATTCGGTGGCCTGCCCGACCAAATGGGGGGAATCAGGGTCGCGTCGGTCACTATCCCTCTCCAGGCACTCGGATTGATTATTTTAGCGGCGGCACCGGTGGCTGAAGTGGCTTTGATCGGCGCTGCCATTCTTGGAGGGGGGTACTCACTGACATTTCCGGCGCTGGGAGTCGAAGCCGTCAAACATGTTCCTCCGCAAAGCCGGGGCGCTGCAATGGGTGCTTACGTGGCGTTCGTCGATATAGGGCTTGGTCTAACTGGGCCAATTTCCGGAGCCATTGTCAGCCATGCGGGTTATCCAGCGGTCTTTGTGGCGGGAGCCCTCGCATCGGGGGGGGCGTTCGTCGCAATGATGTTGACGAGTAACCTCTTCGTTAGGCCCACCGTAGATTAAGTGTTTGGTTTCAGGAACTCGACGTCATACCCCTCCCTGCGGCGTACGAAACGTGGCATGATCCTGAAGGGTCAGCAGGCGTCCTGCGACACGGTACCGAAGACCCCGCGCAGCAGGGCCTCCATTTCAGAAACATCATGTTCGATGAAATCCGGAAGCGTGTCGC
Proteins encoded in this region:
- a CDS encoding enolase C-terminal domain-like protein encodes the protein MSVEHRFRENTLSYYSVEHLHPFKRLRLNGIFSSRGDIGMRTRFFHVTLPLKRPFAHMAHKRTTSDSVVLMIEHQGVTGIGECAPRKYVTGETAEQVIWSVNSALKSRGVAEALEASPIEFLSGMLNGDKRFSDIASLPNNARCLLEMALLDWLCHARSIALCDVIAASFESGLMPSKEITRVLDGHRNLDDFLSSDGPFHCIKVKATINSQSDIETVEKLRESIGPNRDIIVDANMGWTDENARSSMAKLGRAGATLFEEPLPARRYLDLADLRATTNQPIMLDESLCTLQDGEEAIARSSVDAFNIRISKNGGISGALGLIRLAQSSGIRWQLGVQVAEVGPLVAAERHLACTVGGYLTVEAGIGDEIFDEFVVDPYPTPDRKNNTIILPPGDGLGVQLSSNINKYNTALT
- a CDS encoding LysR family transcriptional regulator — translated: MHPKDLSLLACLDVLLSEGSVAGAASRMNLSTPAMSRILGRIRSLTGDPILVRAGRGMVPTPRAEEIREQVSALVENARQILQGSSQFSPHLLKRTFTLRATDGFVSSFGSHLIDSLSKCAPHVSLRFAPQGDEDVAGLREGAVDLDIASINISGPEIITQSLFSDRFVGVVKKSHPLASGKVTVERFCNYPQISASRRGRKQGPLDLALQNLGQSRTVAVVVSGFADAVFLADQAGLVAVVPELLTRSVRHGLMTFQLPVETPPVTVSLAWHPKFQFDPAHSWLRTIVKAICSSDDSSDT
- a CDS encoding MFS transporter; amino-acid sequence: MATASTDMAPASGREATRRLLPFTVLVALGYLTVGLPLAVVPIYVHSTLGFGPVAVGWVIAMQSIGTLLTRHFAGVVSDTRGSKLAVISGAATCSFAAVLYSLSTPSLFGRTGGLGILLLARLILGLGESLLITGALAWCIGAVGSRYTGRAMVWVGIAMFGSIGAGAPAGVGLLRAGGFTFLALVAALLPILACLIAARKPGIPPHHGRRMGFLKVVGLIWPFGVSLALSTFGFGTLFAFLGLYYASHNWSGASWALSGFGLAYTVTRLIFGGLPDQMGGIRVASVTIPLQALGLIILAAAPVAEVALIGAAILGGGYSLTFPALGVEAVKHVPPQSRGAAMGAYVAFVDIGLGLTGPISGAIVSHAGYPAVFVAGALASGGAFVAMMLTSNLFVRPTVD